CAGGACAGCGCTGCCGTGGTCGCTGCGGGCGACCTCGACGCGGGCGCCCGCGACGCGATCCGCCACCGCGTCGACGAGACCGCTCGAGGTGAACTCCTCGGGGACGAGGTCGACCGCGTACCCCTCCGCGCGGAGCGCGTCGGCCGTCGCGGGGCCGATCGCACAGACGGTCTGGTCGCCGGGCTCCCAGCCCGCCTCGGAGACGAGTTCCGCGCCGGTCTTGCTCGTGAAGACGACGTAGTCGGCGTCGGTCCGGGGCGTCGCGTCGGTAGCTTCGACGGCCAGCATCGGGTCCGGAATCGGCTCGGTACCGAGTTCGGAGAGCAGGGTCGCGGCCGACTCGAGGCGCTCGTCGTCGGGGCGGAAGACGGCGACGGTCGGCGCGTCGGGCGTGTCGCTCATCGGTCGCTCCTCACCTCCTCGCCGGCGCCGACGGCGCCGTAGTCGTTCTGCAGGAAGTCGACGACCGACGCGCGGGTGCCGGCGACGTCGCCGATCACCGTCACCGCGGGGGGTTCGATCCCGACCTCGTCGCGGGCGTCGACGATGGTCTCGAGGGTCCCCGTCGCGACCTGCTGGTCCGGCCAGGTGCCCCGTTCGACGAGCGCGACGGGCGTCTCGGGGGCCATCCCGGACTCGAGCAGCGCCTTCGTGTAGTCGGGCAGGCGGCCGACGCCCATCAGGACGACGATGGTGCCGCCGGTCGCCGCGAGGGCCTCCCAGTCGACCGCCGACTCCGGCTTGGTCGGGTCCTCGTGGCCCGTGACGAACGACACCGAGGAGGCGTGGTCGCGGTGCGTGACGGGGATGCCCGCCACTGCGGGCGCGGCGATGGCCGAGGTGACCGCAGGAACGACCTCGAAGGGAACGTCGTGGGCCGCGAGGTACTCGGCCTCCTCGCCGCCGCGGCCGAAGACGAAGGAGTCCCCGCCCTTCAGGCGGACGACGGCTTTGTCCTCGCGGGCGAGCTCGACCAGTCGCTCGTTGATCTCCGACTGGGGCGTCCGGTCGCCGTTCGCGCGCTTCCCGACGTCCTCGCGGCGGTCCTCGGGCAGGAGATCGATGATCTCCGGACCCGGCAGTTTGTCGTGGAGGACGACGTCGCTCTCCTCGAGCAGTCGCTTGGCCTTGACGGTCAGCAGCTCGGGGTCGCCGGGGCCGCTGCCGACGAGGTAGACCGTTCCCGGGTCGGCGCTGGTGGGATCCGTTGACATCTCCGTACGTTCCCTCACTTCCCCTCCGGCTTATCTTCCGCGGAAACGTCGCCTTCGTCGCTCTCGGCGTCCTCGCGGGCGGCCTCGATCAGGTCGGCCGCGCCGCGGTCCGCGAGATCTCGGGCGAACTCGCGGGCCGCCTCGGCGTGGGTCTCGACCGGCAGGTCGCGGCTCCCCTCGACCGACTCCTCGCCGTCGCGGTCGAAGACGCTGACCGTCGCGTGGACGTACTCGCCCTGGACGACCGCGTAGATGCCGACCGGCGCGATACAGCCGCCGCCGAGTTCGGCGAGGACCGTTCGCTCGACGGTCGTCTCGACGCGGCTCCGCGGGAAGTCGATCGCCGACTGGATGTCGCGGGCCGTCTCGCCGTCGCGCGCGGTCACCGCGAGCGCCCCCTGTCCCGGCGCGGGAACGAACGTCCCCGTCGGGAGCTCCCGATAGTCGACGTAGTGAGCGAGGCCGCTGCGCTCCAGTCCCGACTGCGCGAGGACGATCGCGTCGTACTCGGTCTCGACCTCGCGTTCCATCGCCTGTCGCTCGAGCTCCGAGAGGTCGTCGAACCACTCCTCGACGGTGCGATCGTACTCCGGTTCGTAGTCGTCGTCGCCGGCATTTCCTTTGCGTTCCTTCTCGGCCTCCGTCCGTTCCTGATGTTCCGCCTGCAGCGACGGCGCCAGCAGCTTCTCGAGGCGCGTGTCCACGTTCCCGCGCAGGGGCTCGACCTCGAGGTCCGGGCGCTCCGAGAGGAGCTGGGCCCGCCGGCGCAGGCTCGAGGTGCCGACGGTCGCCCCCTCGGGAAGCTCCTCGAGGGTCGAGCCGTCGGGCGTGATGAGGACGTCCCCCGGCGGCCCGCGCTCGGGCACCGCCGCCGTAACGAGCTCCTGTGGCTGTTCGGTCGGCATGTCCTTCATCGAGTGGACGGCGCCGTCGAGGTCGCCCTCGAGGACGCGCTCGTCGAGTTCGCGGACGAACGCGCCCGTCTTCCCCAGTCGATGAATCAGTTCGTCCCTGATCTGGTCGCCCGTCGTCTCGACGGTGACCAGTTCCACCTCGTAGCGCCGGTCCTCTAAGGCCTCTTCGACCAGTGAGGCCTGTCGCCGGGCGAGTGTGGATCCCCGAGTCGCCAGTCGCAGCGTCCCGCGCGTTCTCATGGGAGAACAGTCGGCGCCTGGGGTATGAAAAGCGCACGCTTGTCGGGCGACGGTCGGTGCGGTCGTTCATTCGGGAAAACATATGGTGTTTGTGACCAAGGAACATGAATTTTTGCGCGAACATATTCGAGAGAGTACTTAATCCTCCGCCATTCGTAGGGCCGGGTGGATGAGCGAAACTCTGTACGAACGACTCGGCGGAGAGGACGCGATCGGTGCGGTCGTCGACCGGTTCTACGAACGCGTCGTCGAAGACGAGCGGGTCGCCCACTACTTCGAGGACGTCGACATGCAGAAACAGCGGGCCCACCAGACCCAGTTCATCAGCGCGGTCGCGGGCGGCCCCGTCGACTACTCGGGCGCGGACATGGAGGCCGCACACGACGACCTCGGAATCACGAAACCCGACTTCGACGTCATCGTCGAACACCTCGACGCGACGCTCGAGGAGTTCGACGTCGACGCCGACGACCGCGAGGCCGTGCTGGACGCGATCGCCGAGTACGAGGACGATATCGTCACGGTGCCGGCCTGAGTCGCCGCCGTCGCCGACAGCACTCGAGACGGACCCGAGGCCTTTTGATCCCGTCCCCGCTATCACCGGACGATGGTCGCAGTTACGCTGGGTCCCGAAGGAACCTACTCGCACCGGGCGGCGACGGCGGTCGCGGACGGCGACGAGATCGACTTCCGACAGTCGGTGACGGCCATCGTCGACGCCGTCGCCGGCGGCGAGTACGATCGCGGCGTGATCCCGATCGAGAACAGCATCGAGGGCTCGGTCACGGAGAGCTTGGACGCCCTCGCGGAGTACGACGTCGCCGTCGTCCGCGAGATCGTCACCCCGATCCGTCACGCCCTCCTCGCCCAGGGACCGGAGTTCGACACGATCGCCAGCCACTCCCAGGCGTTGGCGCAGTGTCGCACCTACCTCGAGCGAGAGTACCCCGACGCCACCCTCGAGGCGGTCGCCAGCACCGCCCAGGGCGTCGAGTTCGCCCGCGACGATCCCTCCGTCGCTGGGATCGGGCATCCGGCCAATGCCGACGACGAACCCGCGCTCGAGGTGCTCGCCGAGGACATCCAGGACCAGGACTCGAACGCGACTCGCTTCTTCGCGCTGGCGCCCGCCGAGGAGCGCTCGAAGGGCGGCGGCAAGAGCTCGCTCGTCGTCTACCCCAACGCGAACTACCCCGGGCTCCTGCTCGAACTCCTCGAGCCCTTCGCCGACCGCGACATCAACCTCACGCGCGTCGAGTCCCGCCCCAGCGGGCAGCGACTCGGCGACTACGTGTTCCACGTCGACTTCGAGGCCGGCCTCTACGAGGCCCGGACGAAGGAGGCGATCGAGGAGTTAGAGGAACTGGCCGACAACGGCTGGGTCCGCCGACTGGGCTCGTACGACACCGAACACGTCGTCGAGTGACCGACCGCCGTCGAGATTTCGTTTCGATACCGGCGTTCGCTACCGGCGTTGCTCGAACCGTTAGAACGCCGTCGTCTCGCGCCGGAGCTCGAGCGCCGCGGCGAAGTCGGCCTGCGAGACCAGTCCGACGGGTTCGCCGTCGCGCACGACGAACCCGACGTCGGCTCGGCTCCGCTGTAACGTCTGGAGCGCGTCGAACGCGCTCGTCTCGGCGTCGATTCGCGGGAGGTCCGTCGTCGCGACGTCGCCGACGGTCGTCGTCTCGTACTCCGCCGGCCCGATGTCGCGCAGCGCGGCCGCGGTGATCGCGCCGACGATCGCGTCGCTCTCGTCGACGACGGGGAGGTCCGTTCGCCGAGCGGCGAGCAAGCGGGCGAACACGGTTTCGACGGTCGCGCCGACCTGGACCGGCTCCCGGGGCGAGAGGAGGTCCGTCACGGTCAGCCCCGAGAGGAGGTCGCCGAGAACGACCGCGCGGGACTCGCTGGTCGCACCGATGTAGATGAAGAGCGCGACCAGCACGAGGACCGGGCTGAACGTCACGACGACGCCCAGGAAGATGAACAGGATCGCGAACAGCGTTCCGGCGCGGGCGGCCGTCCGGGTGGCGCTGACGTACGACCGGTTGCGCGCGAGCACGGCCCGCAACACCCGCCCGCCGTCCATCGGAAACGCGGGGAGCATGTTGAACGCCACCAGCGAGACGTTCATGACGCCGAGCAGCCCGATCGCGAAGACGAGGACCGTCGCCGACTCGGGGACGACGAAGAGCGCGCCGATGCAGGCGGCCCCGACGAGGAGACTCGCGACGGGGCCGGCGACGGCGATCCAGAACTCGCGGTTCCACTCCCTCGGCATCTCGGCGAGGCTCGCCAGCCCGCCGAGGATCCAGAGCGTGATCGACTCGACTTCGATATCGTAGCGCATCGCGACCCACGCGTGGCCCAGTTCGTGGACGGCGACGCTCGCGAACAGCCCGACGGCCGCGAGGGTGGCGACGAGCCACCGGTCGGCGGCGGAGAGGCTCGCCGCGTCGACCGTCGCCGGCGTCGCGGCGTTGATGACGACCTCGTACGCGGCGAGCTGTTCGCCGCTGCCGATGAGCCAGACGAGCACCGGAACGAAGACGAGCAGCGAGACGTTCACGCGGATCGGGATTCCCCAGACCCGGAGGACGGTGTAGTTCACGGCGTGTTCAACCGGGAGAACGCGGTTAGGTGTTGCTGAATACGTTCATCGTGCGCCTCCGCCGATTCGCTCGCTCGAGTCGACCCCCCTCGCGGCTTTTTCTCGCTGGAACCCCTCCGTTCCGTATGTTACGCGCATCCATCGCCATCCCGGCGAAAGCGCTGGCGCTCGATCACGCGTCGAGCGCCGTTCCCGGGATCGAGGTCGAGGCCGAGCGGATCGCCGCACACAGCACGGAGTGGGTCATGCCGTGTCTCTGGATCGCCGACGAGGAGTTCGACGCCGTCGAGAACGCGTTGGAGTCGGATCCGTCGATCGACGAGGTCGTCGCGAGCGTGCGGTTCGACGAGGCGGCGTTCTACCACGTCGAGTGGACCGAGGACGTGATTCGGCGGATCGATTCGTACGTCGACAAGGAGGGGGCGCTGCTCGAGGCCCGGCTCTCGGGGGGCGAGTGGCGGGTCGACTTCCGCTTCGCCGACCGCGAGCAGTTCGACGCGTTCCGGGATCAGTTCGCGGATCGGGACTACTCCTTCCGGCTCCTGAGTCTGACCGAAATGACCCGCTCGGACCACGAGTTACAGGACCTCACCGCGGCGCAACGGGACGCGCTCGTGGCCGCCGCGGAGCGCGGCTACTACCGCGTCCCGCGGGAGACGACGACGGCCGAACTCGCGGACGATCTCGGCATCTCCCACCAGGCGGTCTCGGAACTCCTCCGGCGGGGGACCGAGAACCTCGTCTTCGCGACGCTGCCGGCGGAGCGGGAGCCCGGACCGTCGTAGCTGCGTGACGCCTTTTAAAGTGTTGCGCTCGGCAGGTTCGTCGCTCTTCCGGCCGGGTCGGCTAGCTACCTCAATGATGAATGAGAAAGTCTCGCAAGACGTCGCGTTCCGCTTGTTGAGTCACGTCTATCGTCGCGCGTTGCTCGAGTGTCTCGATCGACACGACACGCCCGTCTCGCTGGCCGACGCGGCGGCGGACGTGGCGCGAGCGTGCAACGAAACGCCAGCCCCCGACGTCTCGGACGAGGAGATCGAGCGGATCTACCTCTCCTTGCACCACTCGCACGTCCCGCGGCTGGCCGATCGAGGGGCGGTCAGCTACGACCGAGACCGGAAGGTCGTGACGCTCACCGAACGCGGGGAACGCATCATCACCGTTCACGACCGCGTGAGCCCCGACGTGCCGCTCGAGGTGACCGACGCCGGACGGTGATTACGGGCTACGGGCTGTACTCCGGCGACTGGGATTCGATCGTGTCGGCGACGTTGTCCAGTTGCTCGCCGATGGTCGCGACGAGATCGTCGAGCGTGACGATGCCCGTCAGCTCGCCGTTCTCGTCGACGACCGGGAAGCGGCGCGCGTTCTCCTCCTTGATCGCCCGCGAGATCTCGATCGCGTCCGCGTCCGCCTGCAGCGTGGTCAGCCCCGCCGTCATCACGTCCTCCGCCGGCGTCCCGGCGACGTCATCGCTCTGACCCACCTCGAGGGCGATGTCGCGGTCGGTGACGATCCCGACCGGCTCCTCGCCCTCGGTGACGACCGCGGCGCCGACGTTGTTCGACGCGAGCCGCTGTGCGACCGTTTCGAGTTCGGTGTCCGGACCTGCCGTTACGACGTTCTTCGGACCGAGTTCGCCGACTGACATAGCACGAAGAGAGACAGTCGGCCGGCTATTCAGTGCGGGGCTTTCACCTGAACGCGATGCGATCGGCCGGTCGACGGGCCGCGGCCGCCGGCCGTGCAGTTCGCACGACGGCAC
This portion of the Haloterrigena gelatinilytica genome encodes:
- a CDS encoding uroporphyrinogen-III synthase, with the protein product MSDTPDAPTVAVFRPDDERLESAATLLSELGTEPIPDPMLAVEATDATPRTDADYVVFTSKTGAELVSEAGWEPGDQTVCAIGPATADALRAEGYAVDLVPEEFTSSGLVDAVADRVAGARVEVARSDHGSAVLLDGLEDAGAYVHETILYRLVRPEGSGASAELAAEGDLDAACFTSSLTVDHFLEAAADRGVRDAALEGLADATVGVIGEPTAETAAERGIDVDVVPGEATFDALARETVAAVRPGRE
- the cobA gene encoding uroporphyrinogen-III C-methyltransferase gives rise to the protein MSTDPTSADPGTVYLVGSGPGDPELLTVKAKRLLEESDVVLHDKLPGPEIIDLLPEDRREDVGKRANGDRTPQSEINERLVELAREDKAVVRLKGGDSFVFGRGGEEAEYLAAHDVPFEVVPAVTSAIAAPAVAGIPVTHRDHASSVSFVTGHEDPTKPESAVDWEALAATGGTIVVLMGVGRLPDYTKALLESGMAPETPVALVERGTWPDQQVATGTLETIVDARDEVGIEPPAVTVIGDVAGTRASVVDFLQNDYGAVGAGEEVRSDR
- the hemC gene encoding hydroxymethylbilane synthase produces the protein MRTRGTLRLATRGSTLARRQASLVEEALEDRRYEVELVTVETTGDQIRDELIHRLGKTGAFVRELDERVLEGDLDGAVHSMKDMPTEQPQELVTAAVPERGPPGDVLITPDGSTLEELPEGATVGTSSLRRRAQLLSERPDLEVEPLRGNVDTRLEKLLAPSLQAEHQERTEAEKERKGNAGDDDYEPEYDRTVEEWFDDLSELERQAMEREVETEYDAIVLAQSGLERSGLAHYVDYRELPTGTFVPAPGQGALAVTARDGETARDIQSAIDFPRSRVETTVERTVLAELGGGCIAPVGIYAVVQGEYVHATVSVFDRDGEESVEGSRDLPVETHAEAAREFARDLADRGAADLIEAAREDAESDEGDVSAEDKPEGK
- a CDS encoding group I truncated hemoglobin, with the protein product MSETLYERLGGEDAIGAVVDRFYERVVEDERVAHYFEDVDMQKQRAHQTQFISAVAGGPVDYSGADMEAAHDDLGITKPDFDVIVEHLDATLEEFDVDADDREAVLDAIAEYEDDIVTVPA
- the pheA gene encoding prephenate dehydratase; protein product: MVAVTLGPEGTYSHRAATAVADGDEIDFRQSVTAIVDAVAGGEYDRGVIPIENSIEGSVTESLDALAEYDVAVVREIVTPIRHALLAQGPEFDTIASHSQALAQCRTYLEREYPDATLEAVASTAQGVEFARDDPSVAGIGHPANADDEPALEVLAEDIQDQDSNATRFFALAPAEERSKGGGKSSLVVYPNANYPGLLLELLEPFADRDINLTRVESRPSGQRLGDYVFHVDFEAGLYEARTKEAIEELEELADNGWVRRLGSYDTEHVVE
- a CDS encoding site-2 protease family protein translates to MNYTVLRVWGIPIRVNVSLLVFVPVLVWLIGSGEQLAAYEVVINAATPATVDAASLSAADRWLVATLAAVGLFASVAVHELGHAWVAMRYDIEVESITLWILGGLASLAEMPREWNREFWIAVAGPVASLLVGAACIGALFVVPESATVLVFAIGLLGVMNVSLVAFNMLPAFPMDGGRVLRAVLARNRSYVSATRTAARAGTLFAILFIFLGVVVTFSPVLVLVALFIYIGATSESRAVVLGDLLSGLTVTDLLSPREPVQVGATVETVFARLLAARRTDLPVVDESDAIVGAITAAALRDIGPAEYETTTVGDVATTDLPRIDAETSAFDALQTLQRSRADVGFVVRDGEPVGLVSQADFAAALELRRETTAF
- a CDS encoding helix-turn-helix domain-containing protein, giving the protein MLRASIAIPAKALALDHASSAVPGIEVEAERIAAHSTEWVMPCLWIADEEFDAVENALESDPSIDEVVASVRFDEAAFYHVEWTEDVIRRIDSYVDKEGALLEARLSGGEWRVDFRFADREQFDAFRDQFADRDYSFRLLSLTEMTRSDHELQDLTAAQRDALVAAAERGYYRVPRETTTAELADDLGISHQAVSELLRRGTENLVFATLPAEREPGPS
- a CDS encoding DUF7344 domain-containing protein, which produces MMNEKVSQDVAFRLLSHVYRRALLECLDRHDTPVSLADAAADVARACNETPAPDVSDEEIERIYLSLHHSHVPRLADRGAVSYDRDRKVVTLTERGERIITVHDRVSPDVPLEVTDAGR
- a CDS encoding CBS domain-containing protein codes for the protein MSVGELGPKNVVTAGPDTELETVAQRLASNNVGAAVVTEGEEPVGIVTDRDIALEVGQSDDVAGTPAEDVMTAGLTTLQADADAIEISRAIKEENARRFPVVDENGELTGIVTLDDLVATIGEQLDNVADTIESQSPEYSP